A window of the Azospirillum formosense genome harbors these coding sequences:
- the tssB gene encoding type VI secretion system contractile sheath small subunit, with product MSESSQKKLERVRPPRVKLTYEVHTGGAQEMKELPFLVGILADLSGKPEKPLPKLKERKFVEIDRDNFNDVMASVGPRLAFQVDNKLQEDGGKLNILLNMRHMDDFQPVEVLKQVPTLSRLFEARQKLSDLLAKLDGNDELNGLLNDVITSTEQQDELKKLLGPVAGAPAGEPAGEPA from the coding sequence ATGAGCGAGAGCAGTCAGAAGAAGTTGGAGCGCGTCCGCCCGCCGCGGGTGAAGCTCACCTACGAGGTCCACACCGGCGGCGCCCAGGAGATGAAGGAGTTGCCCTTCCTGGTCGGCATCCTGGCCGACCTCAGCGGCAAGCCGGAGAAGCCCCTTCCCAAGCTGAAGGAGCGCAAGTTCGTCGAGATCGACCGCGACAACTTCAACGACGTGATGGCCTCCGTCGGCCCGCGCCTCGCCTTCCAGGTGGACAACAAGCTGCAGGAGGACGGCGGCAAGCTGAACATCCTGCTGAACATGCGCCACATGGACGACTTCCAGCCGGTGGAGGTGCTGAAGCAGGTGCCGACGCTGAGCCGCCTGTTCGAAGCCCGGCAGAAGCTGTCGGACCTGCTGGCCAAGCTGGACGGCAACGACGAGCTGAACGGCCTGCTGAACGACGTCATCACCAGCACCGAACAGCAGGACGAGCTGAAGAAGCTCCTCGGCCCGGTGGCCGGTGCCCCGGCCGGCGAGCCCGCGGGCGAGCCCGCCTGA
- a CDS encoding type VI secretion system tube protein Hcp: MSMIILDIPNVQGESAVEIAGGVVFKDMILCESLSQDMTVEMEVSTNARRTVHTPKVENITLERKWDRASPKLISLLLRSANSDTAKKQWTIHCLKPIGDTHQWGEFLTIELTNPLIAKHSLSVNEGDTTETIEINATEIYWTYKRYTEEQKHEGGGGVKFNLLKGTVSDS, encoded by the coding sequence ATGTCTATGATCATTCTCGATATCCCCAACGTCCAGGGGGAGTCCGCGGTGGAGATCGCCGGGGGCGTGGTGTTCAAGGACATGATCCTGTGCGAATCCCTGTCGCAGGACATGACCGTCGAAATGGAAGTGTCGACCAACGCCCGCCGCACGGTCCACACCCCGAAGGTCGAGAACATCACGCTTGAGCGCAAGTGGGACCGGGCCTCGCCCAAGCTGATCTCGCTGCTGCTGCGCTCGGCCAACTCCGACACGGCGAAGAAGCAGTGGACCATCCATTGCCTGAAGCCGATCGGCGACACCCACCAGTGGGGCGAGTTCCTGACGATCGAGCTGACCAACCCGCTGATCGCCAAGCACAGCCTGAGCGTCAACGAGGGCGACACGACCGAGACCATCGAGATCAACGCCACCGAGATCTACTGGACCTACAAGCGCTACACCGAGGAGCAGAAGCACGAAGGCGGTGGCGGCGTGAAGTTCAACCTGCTGAAGGGCACCGTGTCCGACAGCTGA
- the tssG gene encoding type VI secretion system baseplate subunit TssG has translation MNPPALIDRLEAEPWGFDLLQAIALLERAAPGLAPLGTGIDPEQEAVRIEHDPSFVFPASDVVEARRTEDGRGVVRSPVLGVAGINGPLPYVATELLVERAARRDTAGSAFYDIFNHRLMSIFYRTRQGSLPLLERDPERTLMARVLRALAGIGTPGLEQRLPGTPDRMLLAFSGILANRRRSSAGLEAILGAVFRVRVRVESFVGRWLPLDEESRTRIGGGFGARNNSLGRTVVLGRRVWDQQSCYAIELTLDSLERFREFLPDGRHHQTLCALARFHTGDGMDFRIVLVLEAARVPPTRLSTKPQEGSRLGWTSWLRAPGRPNVKDGRLTLAPAPPATSSQGAVP, from the coding sequence ATGAATCCCCCCGCTCTGATCGACCGGCTGGAGGCCGAGCCCTGGGGCTTCGACCTGCTGCAGGCCATCGCCCTGCTGGAGCGCGCCGCCCCCGGTCTGGCCCCGCTCGGCACCGGCATCGACCCGGAGCAGGAGGCCGTCCGCATCGAGCACGACCCCAGCTTCGTCTTCCCCGCCAGCGACGTCGTCGAGGCGCGGCGAACCGAGGACGGGCGCGGCGTCGTGCGCTCCCCCGTGCTGGGTGTGGCGGGCATCAACGGCCCCCTGCCCTACGTTGCCACCGAACTGCTCGTCGAGCGGGCGGCGCGGCGCGACACGGCGGGCTCGGCCTTCTACGACATCTTCAACCACCGCCTGATGTCGATCTTCTACCGCACCCGTCAGGGAAGCCTGCCCCTGCTGGAGCGCGACCCGGAACGCACCCTGATGGCCCGCGTGCTGCGCGCGCTGGCCGGCATCGGCACGCCCGGCCTGGAGCAGCGCCTGCCCGGCACGCCCGACCGCATGCTGCTGGCCTTCTCCGGCATCCTCGCCAACCGGCGCCGCTCCTCCGCGGGGCTGGAAGCGATCCTCGGCGCCGTCTTCCGGGTCAGGGTCAGGGTGGAGAGCTTCGTCGGGCGCTGGCTGCCGCTGGACGAGGAGAGCCGGACCCGCATCGGGGGCGGCTTCGGCGCGCGGAACAACAGCCTGGGCCGCACGGTGGTGCTGGGCCGCCGCGTCTGGGACCAGCAGAGCTGCTACGCCATCGAACTGACGCTCGACAGCCTGGAGCGCTTCCGCGAGTTCCTGCCCGACGGGCGGCATCACCAGACGCTCTGCGCGCTCGCCCGCTTCCACACCGGGGACGGCATGGACTTCCGCATCGTGCTGGTGCTGGAGGCCGCCAGGGTGCCGCCGACGCGCCTGTCCACCAAGCCCCAGGAGGGCAGCCGCCTCGGCTGGACCTCCTGGCTGCGGGCGCCGGGCCGCCCGAATGTGAAGGACGGGCGCCTGACCCTCGCCCCCGCCCCGCCCGCAACGTCATCCCAGGGAGCCGTCCCGTGA
- the tssI gene encoding type VI secretion system tip protein TssI/VgrG produces MAKRFSQDGQYLSITTPLGPDALALRTIVGEERLSSLFTYRVTMISSDEDIAFDRVVGKAVTVAITLGDQETVRYINAIVGRIELTHVDDRGQVAHYEAELHPWLWMLTHSGDCRIFQEKTVPEIVEEVCKGAGYTDLKKSLTGTYAKREYCVQYRETDYNFVARLLEEEGIFYYFAHEDGKHTLVLGDGANAFAKSPLLDAFEYRATEGHDDEDHVLNGLSVERRVTTKSYGIDGYHFETPSTDLYATAEGASGFGTVSDYMGRHTTSSDGEAMAKLRQQALAFPGRRVRGSGECRSLEAGTRITVSGHRKNDLNAEYVLYSVRIDGASGHFNAHFTAFPPDQPFRPLDTAVKPRIHSTQTAIVVGKSGEEIWLDKYGRIKVQFHWDRLGKKDEKSSCWVRVAQNWAGKNYGIMFFPRVGQEVVVTFLDGDPDRPLVTGSVYNAEQTVPYTLPDDSTKSTIKTQTSKNGTGKFNEIRFEDKADAEEIFVHAQKDMNVEVLNDVTRLVKHDEIETVENDSTIDIQHDRKLTVKNDHSITVSEGNETHEVAKGTRAVTVKGNETHTNKADFTHKADGDYTLTVKGNLTIDVTGDVVIKGKSVKVTATSGEVAVKSGTDMKLDAGGAFNAKSGMAMEIKSGMGMDVKASMAMNLKAGLALTAEGLSATLKAQTMGEVSAGAIMTVKGTLVKVN; encoded by the coding sequence ATGGCGAAGCGCTTTTCCCAGGACGGCCAGTATCTGTCCATCACCACCCCGCTGGGGCCGGACGCGCTGGCGCTGCGCACCATCGTGGGGGAGGAGCGGCTGTCGTCGCTGTTCACCTACCGCGTCACGATGATCTCGTCGGACGAGGACATCGCCTTCGACCGGGTCGTCGGCAAGGCGGTGACCGTCGCCATCACGCTCGGCGACCAGGAGACGGTGCGCTACATCAACGCCATCGTCGGCCGGATCGAGCTGACCCACGTCGACGACCGCGGCCAGGTCGCCCATTACGAGGCGGAGCTTCACCCCTGGCTGTGGATGCTGACCCATTCCGGCGACTGCCGCATCTTCCAGGAGAAGACGGTCCCGGAGATCGTCGAGGAGGTCTGCAAGGGCGCCGGCTACACCGACCTCAAGAAGTCGCTGACCGGCACCTACGCCAAGCGCGAATATTGCGTGCAGTACCGCGAGACCGACTACAACTTCGTCGCTCGGCTGCTCGAAGAGGAAGGCATCTTCTATTACTTCGCGCATGAGGACGGGAAGCACACGCTGGTGCTGGGCGACGGGGCCAACGCCTTCGCCAAGAGCCCGCTGCTCGACGCCTTCGAATACCGCGCCACCGAAGGGCACGACGACGAGGACCATGTGCTGAACGGGCTCAGCGTCGAGCGGCGCGTGACGACCAAGAGCTACGGCATCGACGGCTACCATTTCGAGACGCCCTCGACCGACCTCTACGCCACGGCGGAAGGCGCGTCGGGCTTCGGCACGGTCAGCGACTACATGGGACGCCACACCACCTCGTCGGACGGCGAGGCGATGGCCAAGCTGCGCCAGCAGGCGCTCGCCTTCCCCGGACGCCGGGTGCGCGGCAGCGGCGAATGCCGGTCGCTGGAGGCCGGGACGCGCATCACCGTGTCCGGCCACCGCAAGAACGACCTGAACGCCGAATATGTCCTGTATTCCGTGCGCATCGACGGGGCGAGCGGCCATTTCAACGCCCATTTCACCGCCTTCCCGCCGGACCAGCCCTTCCGCCCGCTCGACACGGCGGTGAAGCCGCGCATCCATTCCACCCAGACCGCCATCGTCGTCGGCAAGAGCGGGGAGGAGATCTGGCTCGACAAGTACGGGCGCATCAAGGTGCAGTTCCACTGGGACCGGCTGGGCAAGAAGGACGAGAAAAGCTCCTGCTGGGTCCGTGTCGCGCAGAACTGGGCGGGCAAGAACTACGGCATCATGTTCTTCCCCCGCGTCGGGCAGGAGGTGGTGGTGACCTTCCTCGACGGCGATCCCGACCGCCCGCTGGTCACCGGCTCGGTCTACAACGCCGAGCAGACCGTGCCCTACACCCTGCCCGACGATTCGACCAAGAGCACCATCAAGACCCAGACCTCCAAGAACGGCACCGGCAAGTTCAACGAGATCCGCTTCGAGGACAAGGCCGATGCCGAGGAGATTTTCGTTCACGCCCAGAAGGACATGAACGTCGAGGTGTTGAACGACGTGACCCGCCTCGTGAAGCACGACGAGATCGAGACGGTCGAGAACGACAGCACCATCGACATCCAGCACGACCGCAAGCTGACCGTGAAGAACGATCACAGCATCACCGTGTCGGAGGGCAACGAGACGCACGAGGTCGCGAAGGGGACGCGCGCCGTGACGGTGAAGGGCAACGAGACCCACACCAACAAGGCCGACTTCACCCACAAGGCCGACGGCGACTACACCCTGACGGTGAAGGGCAACCTGACCATCGACGTGACCGGCGACGTGGTCATCAAGGGCAAGTCGGTGAAGGTGACCGCCACGTCGGGCGAGGTCGCCGTCAAGTCCGGCACGGACATGAAGCTCGACGCCGGCGGCGCCTTCAACGCGAAGTCCGGCATGGCCATGGAGATCAAGTCGGGCATGGGCATGGACGTCAAGGCCAGCATGGCGATGAACCTGAAGGCCGGCCTCGCCCTGACCGCCGAGGGGCTGTCCGCGACGCTGAAGGCCCAGACCATGGGCGAGGTCAGCGCCGGGGCCATCATGACCGTCAAGGGCACCCTGGTGAAGGTGAACTGA
- the tssC gene encoding type VI secretion system contractile sheath large subunit: MSTETSVESAASLSLLDRMMVEGKMAREEGQRPYARDLLTEFVDQVLAETGDASAVDVVEAINQRIAQIDELISDQLNEVMHHPDFQKLEATWRGLNYLVMNTETSTTLKLRVLNVSRKDLQKDLDSAVEFDQSAMFKMVYEAEYGTLGGTPYSMLVGDYEFGRHPQDISLLEKMSNLAAAAHAPFISAVSPAMFDMESFSELGAPRDLSKIFETAEMVKWRSFRASEDSRYVSLTMPHVLMRLPYGPNTVPVEGMNFIEDTDGRDHSKYLWGNASWALAARITDSFAKHGWTAAIRGVEGGGKVEGLPSHTFKTDEGDIALKCPTEIAITDRREKELNDLGFISLVHCKNTDYAAFFSGQTTNKPKVYNTDEANANARISAMLPYMLVSSRFAHYLKVMLRDKIGAFLTRNNITDHLNTWIANYVLLDDEASQGTKARFPLREARIDVYDVPGRPGVYRANIFLRPHFQLEELSASIRMVAELPAPEA; this comes from the coding sequence GTGAGCACGGAAACGTCCGTTGAGAGCGCCGCCAGTCTGTCCCTGCTCGACCGCATGATGGTCGAAGGCAAGATGGCGCGCGAAGAGGGCCAGCGGCCCTACGCCCGCGATCTTCTGACCGAATTCGTCGACCAGGTCCTCGCCGAGACCGGCGACGCCTCCGCCGTCGACGTGGTCGAGGCGATCAACCAGCGCATCGCGCAGATCGACGAGCTGATCAGCGACCAGCTGAACGAGGTCATGCACCACCCCGACTTCCAGAAGCTGGAAGCGACGTGGCGCGGCCTGAACTACCTCGTCATGAACACCGAGACCTCGACGACGCTGAAGCTGCGCGTCCTCAACGTCTCCCGCAAGGACCTCCAGAAGGACCTGGACAGCGCGGTCGAGTTCGACCAGAGCGCCATGTTCAAGATGGTCTACGAGGCCGAGTACGGCACGCTGGGCGGCACGCCCTACAGCATGCTGGTCGGCGACTACGAGTTCGGCCGCCATCCGCAGGACATCTCCCTGCTGGAGAAGATGTCCAACCTCGCCGCCGCTGCCCACGCGCCGTTCATCAGCGCCGTGTCGCCGGCGATGTTCGACATGGAGAGCTTCAGCGAGCTGGGCGCCCCGCGCGACCTGTCGAAGATTTTCGAGACGGCCGAGATGGTGAAGTGGCGGTCCTTCCGCGCGTCGGAGGATTCCCGCTACGTCTCTCTGACCATGCCGCACGTCCTGATGCGCCTGCCCTACGGCCCGAACACCGTTCCGGTCGAAGGCATGAACTTCATCGAGGACACCGACGGCCGCGATCATTCCAAGTACCTGTGGGGCAACGCCTCCTGGGCCCTGGCCGCGCGCATCACCGACAGCTTCGCCAAGCACGGCTGGACCGCGGCCATCCGCGGCGTGGAAGGCGGCGGCAAGGTCGAGGGTCTGCCCAGCCACACCTTCAAGACCGACGAGGGCGACATCGCCCTGAAGTGCCCGACGGAGATCGCCATCACCGATCGCCGTGAGAAGGAGCTGAACGACCTCGGCTTCATCTCGCTGGTCCACTGCAAGAACACGGATTACGCGGCGTTCTTCAGCGGCCAGACCACCAACAAGCCGAAGGTCTACAACACCGACGAGGCCAACGCGAACGCCCGCATCTCCGCGATGCTGCCGTACATGCTGGTGTCGTCGCGCTTCGCCCATTACCTGAAGGTGATGCTGCGCGACAAGATCGGCGCCTTCCTGACGCGCAACAACATCACGGACCACCTGAACACCTGGATCGCCAACTACGTCCTGCTGGACGACGAGGCGTCGCAGGGCACGAAGGCCCGTTTCCCGCTGCGCGAGGCCCGCATCGACGTCTACGACGTGCCGGGCCGTCCGGGCGTCTACCGCGCCAACATCTTCCTGCGTCCGCATTTCCAGCTCGAAGAGCTGTCGGCCTCCATCCGCATGGTCGCCGAACTGCCGGCGCCGGAAGCCTGA
- the tssF gene encoding type VI secretion system baseplate subunit TssF, with the protein MRREDLLDHYERELLYVRRAGEAFARSYPKIARRLALGPDQAADPNVERLIESFAFLSGRLQLNLEREFPRFSEALLGILHPQMIAPIPAMGIARMEPTPGEGRLTGGFRVPRGTPLHAVAEDNIRCRFRTAYDVTLWPVAVTDAAVEPADRYDFLDGAATASVLRLRLETRNQSFENLPIDTLRLFIDGETILTSALHELFLCGVVEIAYVQPGKPPVRLRGENLIAPVGFGPDETVLPHPRHAQPAYGLLQEYFEFPQKFDFYDLPLPRGRLSGEVVDILIAVSRPLPNRLTLRKDSFVLGCTPIVNLFNRTAEPIRLNHRRTAYRVVPDALRERTTEVHSILEVSGLRDGDGMHHRYVPLFSHQHAEAETEPRGFWLAAREPTQRDDVPGTDLHLSLHHLDLTPTDPADETLLVRTLCTNRALAEQVPAGAALMIEEAAPIATIRCLHKPTPGRPAPAGGSSAWKLISHLSVNHLSLTGDAEGLRALQSILLLHAPDDPSAQHQIRGVQGLSSRPVLHRMGQDAWRGFVRGLEVTVDLDERNFVGASPLVFGGVLSRFLGLYVNVNAFAQLRLRSVQREGVWKAWSRLAGSQPVL; encoded by the coding sequence ATGCGGCGCGAGGATCTCCTCGACCATTACGAACGCGAGCTTCTCTACGTCCGCCGGGCGGGCGAAGCCTTCGCGCGCAGCTATCCCAAGATCGCGCGCCGTCTGGCGCTGGGACCCGATCAGGCCGCCGACCCGAACGTGGAGCGGCTGATCGAGTCCTTCGCCTTCCTGTCCGGGCGCCTGCAGCTGAATCTGGAGCGCGAGTTCCCCCGCTTCTCCGAGGCGCTGCTCGGCATCCTGCACCCGCAGATGATCGCGCCGATCCCGGCCATGGGCATCGCGCGGATGGAGCCGACGCCCGGCGAGGGGCGGCTGACCGGCGGCTTCCGCGTGCCGCGGGGTACCCCGCTGCACGCCGTGGCCGAGGACAACATCCGCTGCCGCTTCCGCACCGCCTATGACGTGACGCTGTGGCCGGTCGCGGTGACCGACGCCGCGGTGGAGCCGGCGGACCGCTACGACTTCCTCGACGGCGCCGCCACTGCCTCGGTGCTGCGGCTGCGGCTGGAGACGCGCAACCAGTCCTTCGAGAATCTGCCGATCGACACACTGCGGCTGTTCATCGACGGCGAGACGATCCTCACCTCCGCCCTGCACGAGCTGTTCCTGTGCGGCGTGGTCGAGATCGCCTACGTCCAGCCCGGCAAGCCGCCGGTGCGGCTGCGCGGCGAGAACCTGATCGCCCCGGTGGGCTTCGGCCCCGACGAGACGGTGCTGCCCCACCCCAGGCACGCCCAGCCGGCCTACGGCCTGCTGCAGGAGTATTTCGAGTTTCCGCAGAAGTTCGACTTCTACGACCTGCCGCTTCCCCGGGGGCGGCTGTCGGGGGAGGTCGTGGACATCCTGATCGCGGTGTCGCGCCCGCTGCCCAACCGGCTGACCCTGCGCAAGGACAGCTTCGTCCTCGGCTGCACGCCCATCGTCAACCTGTTCAACCGCACCGCCGAGCCGATCCGGCTGAACCACCGGCGCACCGCCTACCGCGTCGTTCCCGACGCCCTGCGCGAGCGCACCACCGAGGTCCATTCGATCCTGGAGGTCAGCGGCCTGCGCGACGGCGACGGCATGCACCACCGCTACGTCCCGCTCTTCTCGCACCAGCACGCCGAGGCGGAGACCGAGCCGCGCGGCTTCTGGCTGGCCGCGCGCGAGCCGACCCAGCGCGACGACGTGCCGGGCACCGACCTGCATCTCAGCCTGCACCACCTCGACCTGACGCCGACCGACCCGGCGGACGAGACGCTCCTGGTGCGCACGCTCTGCACCAACCGGGCGCTGGCGGAGCAGGTGCCGGCGGGTGCGGCGCTGATGATCGAGGAAGCGGCGCCCATCGCCACCATCCGCTGCCTGCACAAGCCGACGCCCGGCCGCCCGGCCCCGGCGGGCGGTTCCTCGGCCTGGAAATTGATCTCGCACCTGTCGGTCAACCATCTCAGCCTCACCGGAGACGCCGAGGGGCTGCGCGCCCTGCAGTCGATCCTGCTGCTGCACGCGCCCGACGACCCGTCCGCCCAGCACCAGATCCGCGGCGTGCAGGGCCTGTCCTCCCGTCCGGTGCTCCACCGCATGGGGCAGGACGCCTGGCGCGGCTTCGTGCGCGGGCTGGAGGTCACGGTCGACCTGGACGAGCGGAACTTCGTCGGGGCTAGCCCGCTGGTGTTCGGCGGGGTGCTCAGCCGCTTCCTCGGGCTCTACGTCAACGTCAACGCCTTCGCCCAGCTTCGGCTGCGCTCGGTGCAACGGGAAGGGGTGTGGAAGGCATGGTCGCGCCTTGCCGGCAGCCAGCCGGTCCTGTGA
- the tssH gene encoding type VI secretion system ATPase TssH, whose protein sequence is MTADIKSLIGKLDRDGRKVLERSAALCVSQTHYDVEAEHVLLALLRLKDAAVAGILRHYGVEAGRLETELDAALDRIRRGNSRTPAFSPRVPEMLETALLISVTHLDSPQIVLPAILWAAVACDSVRAVVTESAPSLLALPRERTASDLPELVRVLKEGGPSATASESSSAAAPVSAASDGRAMLDQYSQDLTAQAKAGKIDPVIGRDREIRQVIDVMMRRRQNNPILVGDPGVGKTAIVEGLALRIAEGDVPPPLRGMVIRMLDLGLLQAGAGVKGEFENRLKSIIKEVSASPVPMVVFIDEAHALIGAGGAAGQGDAANLLKPALARGEFRTIAATTWAEYKKYFEKDPALARRFQPVSVPEPDETAAAAMLRGLARRFEEHHGVRVLDDGIAAAVALSARYIPARQLPDKAISVLDTACARVAIARSSKPEAIEAMEREDAILAREAERLEAEPGTAHHARLSQISQRRGALALEKAALDERWTRERDLVDAVEAALKAGHTVEAAAATEKLKAVQGDSPLVPHRVDGAVVAAVVSNWTGIPVGSMSKDDLEVVATLEDRMAARVVGQPQALQAIARAVRGYRAGLGEPHRPIGVFLLSGPSGVGKTETALALAELLNGGEDSLITINMSEYQEAHAVATLRGAPPGYVGYGSGGVLTEAVRRRPHAVVLMDEVEKAHPDVLDMFYQVFDKGVLEDGEGVEVDFRNTLILLTSNLGDTELFALGREALDAGRIGEAREEGLAAISDVLRRRFRPAFLGRLSVVPYYPLSEAQIRRIVTMKLDRLQRRTAGNRGAELAVTDAAVEALVLRALNSDAGARMIDTLLSEFVVPEVAIRILDRVAAGRPVGRITVDHGADGRFTVSVDGTAA, encoded by the coding sequence GTGACCGCCGACATCAAGTCCCTCATCGGAAAGCTCGACCGCGACGGGCGCAAGGTTCTCGAACGCTCCGCCGCGCTGTGCGTCTCGCAGACCCATTACGACGTCGAGGCGGAGCATGTGCTGCTCGCCCTGCTGCGGCTGAAGGACGCCGCCGTCGCCGGCATCCTGCGCCATTACGGCGTCGAGGCGGGCCGGCTGGAAACGGAGCTGGACGCGGCGCTGGACCGCATCCGCCGCGGCAACAGCCGCACCCCGGCCTTCTCCCCCCGCGTGCCGGAGATGCTGGAGACGGCCCTGCTGATCTCCGTCACCCATCTGGACAGCCCGCAGATCGTCCTGCCGGCCATCCTCTGGGCCGCGGTCGCCTGCGATTCCGTGCGGGCGGTGGTCACGGAATCCGCCCCGTCCCTGCTCGCCCTGCCGCGCGAACGCACCGCGTCCGACCTGCCGGAGCTGGTCCGCGTCCTGAAGGAGGGCGGACCGTCCGCCACCGCCTCCGAATCCTCTTCCGCCGCCGCTCCAGTCTCCGCCGCCTCGGACGGGCGGGCCATGCTGGACCAGTACAGCCAGGACCTGACCGCCCAGGCCAAGGCCGGGAAGATCGATCCGGTGATCGGACGCGACCGCGAGATCCGGCAGGTCATCGACGTGATGATGCGCCGCCGCCAGAACAACCCGATCCTGGTCGGCGACCCCGGCGTCGGCAAGACCGCCATCGTCGAAGGGCTGGCCCTGCGCATCGCCGAGGGCGACGTGCCGCCGCCGCTGCGCGGCATGGTCATCCGCATGCTCGACCTCGGGCTCCTGCAGGCCGGGGCCGGGGTCAAGGGCGAGTTCGAGAACCGGCTGAAGTCGATCATCAAGGAGGTCTCGGCCTCTCCCGTGCCGATGGTCGTCTTCATCGACGAGGCGCATGCGCTGATCGGCGCCGGCGGGGCCGCCGGCCAGGGCGACGCCGCCAACCTGTTGAAGCCCGCCCTGGCGCGCGGCGAGTTCCGCACCATCGCCGCCACCACCTGGGCCGAGTACAAGAAGTATTTCGAGAAGGACCCGGCGCTGGCCCGCCGCTTCCAGCCCGTCTCGGTGCCGGAGCCGGACGAGACGGCGGCGGCGGCCATGCTGCGCGGCCTCGCCCGCCGCTTCGAGGAGCATCACGGGGTCCGCGTGCTCGACGACGGCATCGCCGCCGCGGTGGCGCTGTCCGCCCGCTACATCCCCGCCCGCCAGTTGCCCGACAAGGCGATCAGCGTGCTCGACACCGCCTGCGCCCGCGTCGCCATCGCCCGCAGCTCCAAGCCCGAGGCCATCGAGGCGATGGAGCGGGAGGACGCCATCCTGGCCCGCGAGGCGGAGCGGCTGGAGGCCGAACCCGGCACCGCCCACCACGCCCGCCTGTCGCAGATTTCGCAACGCCGCGGCGCGCTGGCCCTGGAGAAGGCCGCGCTGGACGAACGCTGGACGCGCGAGCGCGATCTGGTCGATGCGGTGGAGGCCGCGTTGAAGGCCGGCCACACGGTGGAGGCCGCCGCCGCGACAGAGAAGCTGAAGGCCGTGCAGGGCGACAGCCCGCTCGTCCCGCACCGGGTGGACGGCGCCGTCGTCGCCGCCGTGGTGTCGAACTGGACCGGCATCCCGGTCGGCTCGATGTCCAAGGACGATCTGGAGGTGGTCGCCACTCTGGAGGACCGCATGGCCGCCCGCGTCGTCGGCCAGCCGCAGGCGCTCCAGGCCATCGCGCGGGCCGTGCGCGGCTACCGCGCCGGGCTGGGCGAGCCGCACCGCCCCATCGGCGTCTTCCTGCTGAGCGGCCCCAGCGGCGTCGGCAAGACCGAAACCGCCCTGGCGCTCGCCGAACTGCTGAACGGCGGCGAGGACAGCCTGATCACCATCAACATGTCGGAGTATCAGGAGGCCCACGCCGTGGCGACCCTGCGCGGCGCCCCGCCGGGCTATGTCGGCTACGGCAGCGGCGGCGTGCTGACCGAGGCGGTGCGCCGCCGCCCTCACGCCGTGGTGCTGATGGACGAGGTGGAGAAAGCCCACCCCGACGTGCTGGACATGTTCTATCAGGTCTTCGACAAGGGCGTGCTGGAGGACGGCGAGGGGGTGGAGGTGGACTTCCGCAACACGCTGATCCTGCTGACCAGCAACCTGGGCGATACCGAGCTGTTCGCGCTCGGCCGCGAGGCTCTCGACGCCGGGCGCATCGGCGAGGCGCGCGAGGAGGGGCTGGCCGCCATCTCCGACGTGCTGCGCCGCCGCTTCCGCCCGGCCTTCCTCGGCCGCCTGTCCGTCGTGCCCTACTACCCGCTCAGCGAGGCGCAGATCCGCCGCATCGTGACGATGAAGCTGGACAGGCTGCAACGCCGCACCGCCGGCAACCGCGGCGCCGAGCTGGCCGTCACCGACGCGGCGGTGGAGGCGCTGGTTCTGCGGGCGCTGAACTCCGACGCCGGGGCGCGCATGATCGACACGTTGCTGTCGGAGTTCGTGGTGCCGGAGGTGGCGATCCGCATCCTCGACCGCGTCGCCGCCGGCCGGCCGGTGGGCCGCATCACCGTGGACCACGGGGCGGACGGGCGCTTCACCGTGAGCGTGGACGGCACGGCGGCCTGA
- the tssE gene encoding type VI secretion system baseplate subunit TssE yields MTQPKTMTGGRSLLFERLIDFEPDHPTGDEPSATVLSMPDLKASIRREVARILDSRSTGTRRPDLGGTALDYGISDITHLDAASDADRRQVERMVRQAIIDFEPRLKRPRVTVSAGTGRGTMVTSISGEVVAGTVTERLEFDVGLRGPGPNEPSQSG; encoded by the coding sequence ATGACCCAGCCCAAGACGATGACCGGTGGACGGTCGCTGCTGTTCGAACGGCTGATCGACTTCGAACCGGACCACCCGACGGGCGACGAACCGTCCGCCACGGTGCTGTCCATGCCCGACCTCAAGGCGTCAATCCGGCGCGAGGTCGCCCGCATCCTCGACAGCCGCAGCACCGGCACCCGCCGCCCCGACCTCGGCGGAACGGCGCTGGACTATGGGATTTCCGACATCACGCATCTGGACGCCGCCTCCGACGCCGACCGCCGTCAGGTGGAGCGGATGGTGCGGCAGGCCATCATCGATTTCGAGCCGCGGCTGAAGCGCCCGCGGGTGACCGTCAGCGCCGGAACCGGGCGCGGCACCATGGTCACCAGCATCTCCGGTGAGGTCGTGGCGGGCACCGTCACCGAACGGCTGGAGTTCGACGTGGGCCTGCGCGGCCCCGGCCCCAACGAGCCGAGCCAGTCCGGCTGA